GCAATCACCGCCCTTCATTTTTTATGTGGACCAAGAATCTTAGCCTTTTGAGTCAATTATCCTTTAgtctttaattttctaaagTATTATAACCTAGTCCTTCATGTTTGAAGATCTATAACTTAATCCCTTGATTATCATCGACCGTTGTCTTGCTgaaatgttttcatttttctctaaACCCCCACTATATTGGTTTTCCTCTAATAACTTAAATGTTATTTGGGATTTAAAAGAGTACATTGTAGGTTTTCTTGACAAAAAAGGACTAAGTTGCAATAAGTTTCAAGAGATGGGTACTAAAGAATAATTTACTCTAACCTTTTTAGTCACTTTCCTCTTTCTATTTTCCTTTCCTGACTGCTGTCTATGCTTAATATTTAATGCATATCTTATGGCAAACCCATGTGAATAGCCTCTCCAGCTAAATTCCACACACATTTTACAAGATTTTCCCATCCCATCAATCATGTAATGCTTTCTCATATCTTTGGTTTTGGGTTTGCTATTAGTTATTGTACTCGCAAAAAATGCTTTCTCTGCCCTCCTTTGTGGCGTGTATTTTATAGCAGATACCTATAATTCTTGTTTTAGTTCATGTTGAGAGCTCTTAGGCCTTAGCTTCTGATTTGAGACTAACACTTCACCAGAGGAcggtttttatttcattaattggGTAGTCTCCAGgagtttcccttttcttttaagtaatttttttggtgttttccaACATAAGTAGTATTgcatttttcctttattttattttggctaTGATGGGTTTTTGGTTCTTTGTGAATTCCTCATGGAAGTTCTTCTGATAGAACACAGAAggatttatatttgtttaatattcTGATATTTTACGTTGAATATCAGATGAGAAAAACTTGAGCAAAATTCAACCAAAGATTAGTTGTTATTGAGATGTGAATTTGCATTCCAGCATGACATCTTTCAGTGAGTTAGGTATTGGTTTAGGCCTAGTCTTCGGCTGCCTTCTTTTAGCAATTGTTGCAGAGCTTTACTACTTGCTATGGTGGAAGAAGAGAATCAGCAACAGAgaagttgaagaagatgatggttaTAGCAGCAACTATGCTAAGGGATTCTTTCATCTTATTTGCTGGAAAAAACCCTCCTTTTTCAGAAGTAACATTACTCAAGATGTTGTGAGAGATCCAGAAGCCCCTTGCCAAGAACCAGACCAAGAATTAGGCACAAGCAAAGATTTGCTTATAAAAGCATTTGGTGAAGAAAGTGCAGAGTCTGAGATCATGAGGCTGCACAACCTTTGTGGTCCACCTAGATTTCTCTTCACTATAAAAGAGGAAACAAAGGAGGATTTGGAGTCTGATGATGTGAAGTCCAGAGGCGATAGGAGCAGAAAGGGGTCAAGGACAAAAAGCTTGAGTGATCTTATGGTGACTATTGACACCCCATTCCTTTCTCCTTTGGCTTCTCCACGTTTAAAATCCCCTCCTGTCAATGTTTTGGATTCTTATCATCACCATGGATTCAATCCACTCTTTGAATCATCAGTGGAAGCAGAGCTTAGCCGGCTGAGATCTTCCCCGCCTCCAAGATTCAAGTTCTTGAGGGATGCAGAGGCGAAACTGTTTAGAAGGTTAATGGAAGAAGCCGAGAAAAGGGCATCTAAAAATTGTGTTTCTGTTCAAGATTCATCAGAGATTAAAGTATCTAATTCAACGATGATAACAGAAGAGACAGAAGGGTCTTTTCTAGGCTTTATTGTTGGCAAGAACAAAGAAAGTGAAATTCTACATCATCTACCACAATATCATTCAAGTTCTTCTCAGGTACTCCCATTGGCTTCTTCCCCTACGACATTCAGACCCCTGGACAAGAAGCCCGTTATGcattaatttagttttctttaaattgaCATGAAATGAGGCTTAGTTATTCTTATTACTTTCCAAGAAGTCAAGCAATAGTCTTACCTTAGGCATTCTAAGTTTTCTACTCTATACCTGATACCAATTTTCAAAGTGAATGTTTGtgtatatttcaaaattttgtgTTCATATTTCATTTGGATCGTCCATAAATAGCCACTGCCAGTCTGCAATATATTGGTTAGGCATGGAACCTTGAGTATTCCAAGGCAAACTGACAGCTTCTGCTTACT
This region of Populus trichocarpa isolate Nisqually-1 chromosome 9, P.trichocarpa_v4.1, whole genome shotgun sequence genomic DNA includes:
- the LOC7495096 gene encoding uncharacterized protein LOC7495096, translated to MTSFSELGIGLGLVFGCLLLAIVAELYYLLWWKKRISNREVEEDDGYSSNYAKGFFHLICWKKPSFFRSNITQDVVRDPEAPCQEPDQELGTSKDLLIKAFGEESAESEIMRLHNLCGPPRFLFTIKEETKEDLESDDVKSRGDRSRKGSRTKSLSDLMVTIDTPFLSPLASPRLKSPPVNVLDSYHHHGFNPLFESSVEAELSRLRSSPPPRFKFLRDAEAKLFRRLMEEAEKRASKNCVSVQDSSEIKVSNSTMITEETEGSFLGFIVGKNKESEILHHLPQYHSSSSQVLPLASSPTTFRPLDKKPVMH